The proteins below come from a single Mangifera indica cultivar Alphonso unplaced genomic scaffold, CATAS_Mindica_2.1 Un_0035, whole genome shotgun sequence genomic window:
- the LOC123206405 gene encoding transcription factor WER-like → MLKTYCFFPLFSLDRIDDKQQHEYQTRSHLYMVSLVSNSSQRKYTFAKERWRGQWTAAEDQKLAQVIEIHGPKRWKSVAAKAGLNRCGKSCRLRWMNYLRPNIKRGNISGQEEDLILRLHKLLGNRWSLIAGRLPGRTDNEIKNYWNSHLSKKIKQDERQIRVSTEPESKTVNLGTQKTSEEEITSNEDEDSKYSLFRDEFLDGYNKEPLNLEWMSRFFEMDENWYMFS, encoded by the exons ATGCTGAAGACCTATTGTTTTTTCCCTTTGTTCTCACTTGATCGGATTGATGATAAGCAGCAGCACGAgtatcaa ACTCGCTCTCATTTATATATGGTTAGTTTGGTGTCAAATTCTTCGCAAAGAAAG TATACATTTGCTAAAGAAAGGTGGCGAGGCCAATGGACAGCAGCAGAAGACCAAAAACTTGCACAGGTTATTGAAATCCATGGCCCAAAGAGATGGAAATCAGTTGCAGCCAAAGCAG GTCTGAATAGATGTGGGAAGAGTTGCAGGTTAAGATGGATGAATTATCTGAGGCCAAACATCAAGAGAGGCAATATTTCAGGCCAAGAAGAGGACTTGATACTCAGGCTGCATAAACTCCTAGGAAACAG GTGGTCTTTGATTGCGGGGAGATTACCTGGTCGGACTGATAATGAAATAAAGAACTATTGGAATTCTCATTTGAGCAAGAAAATAAAGCAAGATGAAAGACAAATTAGAGTTTCAACGGAACCAGAGTCTAAGACAGTGAATCTGGGCACACAAAAAAcaagtgaagaagaaataaCTTCTAATGAAGATGAGGATTCaaaatatagtttatttagAGATGAGTTCTTGGATGGCTATAACAAGGAGCCTCTAAACTTGGAGTGGATGAGTAGATTTTTTGAAATGGACGAGAATTGGTATATGTTTTCATGA